A genome region from Coffea arabica cultivar ET-39 chromosome 7e, Coffea Arabica ET-39 HiFi, whole genome shotgun sequence includes the following:
- the LOC140003897 gene encoding N-acylphosphatidylethanolamine synthase-like isoform X2 — MWGFKGFPITDARIGRWVLAAEDICFKNTVLSYFFRLGKCIPITRGGGIYQEHMNEALDRLRDGAWLHTFPEGKVCQEEAPIRRLKWGTASLIARAPVTPIVLPIFHHGLQKVMPENYMFGRRPLLPLWNRNINIVIGEPIEFDLPKLKQTALYRSKDSSHSGARWPILKPCGLDEAAQRWLYTSISERIRTVMERLQSLGKLKC, encoded by the exons ATGTGGGGTTTCAAAGGTTTCCCCATTACTGATGCAAGAATTGGACGCTGGGTACTAGCAGCTGAAGATATATGCTTTAAAAATACGGTGCTGTCATATTTTTTCCGACTTG GGAAATGCATACCTATAACAAGAGGAGGAGGAATCTATCAGGAACATATGAATGAAGCTCTTGATCGCTTGAGGGATGGAGCTTGG TTACATACATTTCCAGAAGGCAAAGTGTGTCAAGAAGAAGCACCAATAAGAAGGTTAAAATGGGGAACTGCCAGTCTCATTGCTCGTGCTCCTGTAACTCCAATAGTTCTGCCAATTTTTCATCATGGTTTGCAAAAG GTGATGCCTGAAAATTATATGTTTGGAAGAAGACCTCTTTTACCGTTATGGAATAGGAATATCAACATTGTCATTGGTGAGCCAATAGAATTTGACTTGCCTAAGCTGAAGCAGACGGCATTGTATCGGTCTAAGGATTCAAGTCATTCTGGTGCCAGGTGGCCCATTCTGAAACCGTGTGGACTGGATGAGGCAGCACAAAGATGGCTTTACACATCCATATCAGAGCGAATTCGGACTGTGATGGAGAGATTGCAAAGTTTGGGAAAGTTGAAGTGCTGA
- the LOC113702197 gene encoding uncharacterized protein isoform X5: protein MMVLTLQHPSHPSMAALPNTSTNSRLIAFTTPKNYAERLSHVIQLKGWCPIWCPTVIVETTPHTISSIQFYLSNPNAINNSQNHPNLEQFSGIAFTSRTGIKAFSEALTNIHSPPLAPHGETFTISALGKDSELLDESFINKLCENPRRIKVLVPPISTPTSLAESLGLGQGRKVLCPVPSVLGLEEPPVVPNFLAHLARMGWTAVRVNGYETRWGGPTCAEEVARRTDEECGLDGLVFTSTAEVEGLLKSLKELGLNWEMMRMRCPSMLVAAHGPVTASGAERLGVGIDVV, encoded by the exons ATGATGGTCCTGACTCTGCAGCATCCTTCTCATCCATCAATGGCAGCGCTCCCCAACACCAGCACCAACAGCCGTCTTATTGCCTTCACCACCCCAAAAAATTATGCAGAAAGGCTCTCCCACGTTATCCAACTCAAGGGCTGGTGTCCCATCTGGTGTCCCACTGTCATTGTTGAAACCACCCCACACACCATCTCCTCCATCCAATTCTACCTCTCCAATCCAAATGCCATCAACAATTCCCAGAATCATCCCAACCTCGAACAATTCTCAGGTATAGCTTTCACATCAAGAACTGGAATCAAAGCTTTCTCAGAAGCCTTAACCAACATCCACTCACCCCCACTTGCCCCACATGGTGAAACCTTCACAATTTCAGCTCTAGGCAAAGACTCAGAGCTGCTAGATGAATCTTTTATTAATAAACTTTGTGAAAATCCCCGTAGAATTAAGGTCTTGGTTCCTCCAATTTCAACACCAACAAGTCTAGCCGAATCACTGGGATTAGGCCAGGGAAGAAAGGTGTTATGCCCAGTTCCATCTGTACTAGGCCTGGAGGAACCACCTGTTGTGCCTAATTTCCTTGCTCATCTAGCTAGAATGGGATGGACTGCGGTTAGAGTTAACGGTTATGAGACCCGGTGGGGGGGCCCCACGTGTGCTGAGGAGGTAGCGAGGAGGACTGATGAGGAATGTGGGTTGGATGGCCTTGTGTTTACAAGTACTGCAGAGGTTGAAGGGCTTTTGAAGAGCTTGAAAGAGTTGGGGCTGAATTGGGAGATGATGAGGATGAGGTGTCCAAGCATGTTGGTGGCTGCTCATGGTCCAGTTACAGCTTCTGGTGCTGAGAGATTGGGAGTTGGCATAGATGTG GTCTGA
- the LOC113702197 gene encoding uncharacterized protein isoform X3 — MMVLTLQHPSHPSMAALPNTSTNSRLIAFTTPKNYAERLSHVIQLKGWCPIWCPTVIVETTPHTISSIQFYLSNPNAINNSQNHPNLEQFSGIAFTSRTGIKAFSEALTNIHSPPLAPHGETFTISALGKDSELLDESFINKLCENPRRIKVLVPPISTPTSLAESLGLGQGRKVLCPVPSVLGLEEPPVVPNFLAHLARMGWTAVRVNGYETRWGGPTCAEEVARRTDEECGLDGLVFTSTAEVEGLLKSLKELGLNWEMMRMRCPSMLVAAHGPVTASGAERLGVGIDVAISFQTFIHS, encoded by the coding sequence ATGATGGTCCTGACTCTGCAGCATCCTTCTCATCCATCAATGGCAGCGCTCCCCAACACCAGCACCAACAGCCGTCTTATTGCCTTCACCACCCCAAAAAATTATGCAGAAAGGCTCTCCCACGTTATCCAACTCAAGGGCTGGTGTCCCATCTGGTGTCCCACTGTCATTGTTGAAACCACCCCACACACCATCTCCTCCATCCAATTCTACCTCTCCAATCCAAATGCCATCAACAATTCCCAGAATCATCCCAACCTCGAACAATTCTCAGGTATAGCTTTCACATCAAGAACTGGAATCAAAGCTTTCTCAGAAGCCTTAACCAACATCCACTCACCCCCACTTGCCCCACATGGTGAAACCTTCACAATTTCAGCTCTAGGCAAAGACTCAGAGCTGCTAGATGAATCTTTTATTAATAAACTTTGTGAAAATCCCCGTAGAATTAAGGTCTTGGTTCCTCCAATTTCAACACCAACAAGTCTAGCCGAATCACTGGGATTAGGCCAGGGAAGAAAGGTGTTATGCCCAGTTCCATCTGTACTAGGCCTGGAGGAACCACCTGTTGTGCCTAATTTCCTTGCTCATCTAGCTAGAATGGGATGGACTGCGGTTAGAGTTAACGGTTATGAGACCCGGTGGGGGGGCCCCACGTGTGCTGAGGAGGTAGCGAGGAGGACTGATGAGGAATGTGGGTTGGATGGCCTTGTGTTTACAAGTACTGCAGAGGTTGAAGGGCTTTTGAAGAGCTTGAAAGAGTTGGGGCTGAATTGGGAGATGATGAGGATGAGGTGTCCAAGCATGTTGGTGGCTGCTCATGGTCCAGTTACAGCTTCTGGTGCTGAGAGATTGGGAGTTGGCATAGATGTG
- the LOC113702197 gene encoding uncharacterized protein isoform X4 — protein MMVLTLQHPSHPSMAALPNTSTNSRLIAFTTPKNYAERLSHVIQLKGWCPIWCPTVIVETTPHTISSIQFYLSNPNAINNSQNHPNLEQFSGIAFTSRTGIKAFSEALTNIHSPPLAPHGETFTISALGKDSELLDESFINKLCENPRRIKVLVPPISTPTSLAESLGLGQGRKVLCPVPSVLGLEEPPVVPNFLAHLARMGWTAVRVNGYETRWGGPTCAEEVARRTDEECGLDGLVFTSTAEVEGLLKSLKELGLNWEMMRMRCPSMLVAAHGPVTASGAERLGVGIDVLLSKTGTK, from the coding sequence ATGATGGTCCTGACTCTGCAGCATCCTTCTCATCCATCAATGGCAGCGCTCCCCAACACCAGCACCAACAGCCGTCTTATTGCCTTCACCACCCCAAAAAATTATGCAGAAAGGCTCTCCCACGTTATCCAACTCAAGGGCTGGTGTCCCATCTGGTGTCCCACTGTCATTGTTGAAACCACCCCACACACCATCTCCTCCATCCAATTCTACCTCTCCAATCCAAATGCCATCAACAATTCCCAGAATCATCCCAACCTCGAACAATTCTCAGGTATAGCTTTCACATCAAGAACTGGAATCAAAGCTTTCTCAGAAGCCTTAACCAACATCCACTCACCCCCACTTGCCCCACATGGTGAAACCTTCACAATTTCAGCTCTAGGCAAAGACTCAGAGCTGCTAGATGAATCTTTTATTAATAAACTTTGTGAAAATCCCCGTAGAATTAAGGTCTTGGTTCCTCCAATTTCAACACCAACAAGTCTAGCCGAATCACTGGGATTAGGCCAGGGAAGAAAGGTGTTATGCCCAGTTCCATCTGTACTAGGCCTGGAGGAACCACCTGTTGTGCCTAATTTCCTTGCTCATCTAGCTAGAATGGGATGGACTGCGGTTAGAGTTAACGGTTATGAGACCCGGTGGGGGGGCCCCACGTGTGCTGAGGAGGTAGCGAGGAGGACTGATGAGGAATGTGGGTTGGATGGCCTTGTGTTTACAAGTACTGCAGAGGTTGAAGGGCTTTTGAAGAGCTTGAAAGAGTTGGGGCTGAATTGGGAGATGATGAGGATGAGGTGTCCAAGCATGTTGGTGGCTGCTCATGGTCCAGTTACAGCTTCTGGTGCTGAGAGATTGGGAGTTGGCATAGATGTG
- the LOC140003897 gene encoding N-acylphosphatidylethanolamine synthase-like isoform X1 — translation MVGRKMEWAARGNHLRGIPRKAIFMAVGAFAKAVANLLNTTTVHNAETLIHLVRSRPPGVPLLTVSNHMSTLDDPVMWGFKGFPITDARIGRWVLAAEDICFKNTVLSYFFRLGKCIPITRGGGIYQEHMNEALDRLRDGAWLHTFPEGKVCQEEAPIRRLKWGTASLIARAPVTPIVLPIFHHGLQKVMPENYMFGRRPLLPLWNRNINIVIGEPIEFDLPKLKQTALYRSKDSSHSGARWPILKPCGLDEAAQRWLYTSISERIRTVMERLQSLGKLKC, via the exons ATGGTGGGGAGGAAGATGGAATGGGCGGCGAGAGGGAACCACCTAAGAGGGATACCAAGAAAAGCTATTTTCATGGCGGTCGGCGCTTTTGCAAAAGCGGTAGCCAATTTGCTCAACACCACCACCGTCCATAATGCCGAGACCCTCATTCACCTTGTCCGATCCCGCCCTCCTGGCGTCCCTCTCCTCACCGTCAGCAATCACATGTCCAC GTTGGATGACCCTGTCATGTGGGGTTTCAAAGGTTTCCCCATTACTGATGCAAGAATTGGACGCTGGGTACTAGCAGCTGAAGATATATGCTTTAAAAATACGGTGCTGTCATATTTTTTCCGACTTG GGAAATGCATACCTATAACAAGAGGAGGAGGAATCTATCAGGAACATATGAATGAAGCTCTTGATCGCTTGAGGGATGGAGCTTGG TTACATACATTTCCAGAAGGCAAAGTGTGTCAAGAAGAAGCACCAATAAGAAGGTTAAAATGGGGAACTGCCAGTCTCATTGCTCGTGCTCCTGTAACTCCAATAGTTCTGCCAATTTTTCATCATGGTTTGCAAAAG GTGATGCCTGAAAATTATATGTTTGGAAGAAGACCTCTTTTACCGTTATGGAATAGGAATATCAACATTGTCATTGGTGAGCCAATAGAATTTGACTTGCCTAAGCTGAAGCAGACGGCATTGTATCGGTCTAAGGATTCAAGTCATTCTGGTGCCAGGTGGCCCATTCTGAAACCGTGTGGACTGGATGAGGCAGCACAAAGATGGCTTTACACATCCATATCAGAGCGAATTCGGACTGTGATGGAGAGATTGCAAAGTTTGGGAAAGTTGAAGTGCTGA
- the LOC113702197 gene encoding uncharacterized protein isoform X1, with product MMVLTLQHPSHPSMAALPNTSTNSRLIAFTTPKNYAERLSHVIQLKGWCPIWCPTVIVETTPHTISSIQFYLSNPNAINNSQNHPNLEQFSGIAFTSRTGIKAFSEALTNIHSPPLAPHGETFTISALGKDSELLDESFINKLCENPRRIKVLVPPISTPTSLAESLGLGQGRKVLCPVPSVLGLEEPPVVPNFLAHLARMGWTAVRVNGYETRWGGPTCAEEVARRTDEECGLDGLVFTSTAEVEGLLKSLKELGLNWEMMRMRCPSMLVAAHGPVTASGAERLGVGIDVVSSRFDSFDGVVDALAYRWKSLDCC from the coding sequence ATGATGGTCCTGACTCTGCAGCATCCTTCTCATCCATCAATGGCAGCGCTCCCCAACACCAGCACCAACAGCCGTCTTATTGCCTTCACCACCCCAAAAAATTATGCAGAAAGGCTCTCCCACGTTATCCAACTCAAGGGCTGGTGTCCCATCTGGTGTCCCACTGTCATTGTTGAAACCACCCCACACACCATCTCCTCCATCCAATTCTACCTCTCCAATCCAAATGCCATCAACAATTCCCAGAATCATCCCAACCTCGAACAATTCTCAGGTATAGCTTTCACATCAAGAACTGGAATCAAAGCTTTCTCAGAAGCCTTAACCAACATCCACTCACCCCCACTTGCCCCACATGGTGAAACCTTCACAATTTCAGCTCTAGGCAAAGACTCAGAGCTGCTAGATGAATCTTTTATTAATAAACTTTGTGAAAATCCCCGTAGAATTAAGGTCTTGGTTCCTCCAATTTCAACACCAACAAGTCTAGCCGAATCACTGGGATTAGGCCAGGGAAGAAAGGTGTTATGCCCAGTTCCATCTGTACTAGGCCTGGAGGAACCACCTGTTGTGCCTAATTTCCTTGCTCATCTAGCTAGAATGGGATGGACTGCGGTTAGAGTTAACGGTTATGAGACCCGGTGGGGGGGCCCCACGTGTGCTGAGGAGGTAGCGAGGAGGACTGATGAGGAATGTGGGTTGGATGGCCTTGTGTTTACAAGTACTGCAGAGGTTGAAGGGCTTTTGAAGAGCTTGAAAGAGTTGGGGCTGAATTGGGAGATGATGAGGATGAGGTGTCCAAGCATGTTGGTGGCTGCTCATGGTCCAGTTACAGCTTCTGGTGCTGAGAGATTGGGAGTTGGCATAGATGTGGTGAGTTCTagatttgatagttttgatgGTGTTGTTGATGCACTTGCTTATAGGTGGAAATCATTGGATTGCTGTTAA
- the LOC113702197 gene encoding uncharacterized protein isoform X2, with product MMVLTLQHPSHPSMAALPNTSTNSRLIAFTTPKNYAERLSHVIQLKGWCPIWCPTVIVETTPHTISSIQFYLSNPNAINNSQNHPNLEQFSGIAFTSRTGIKAFSEALTNIHSPPLAPHGETFTISALGKDSELLDESFINKLCENPRRIKVLVPPISTPTSLAESLGLGQGRKVLCPVPSVLGLEEPPVVPNFLAHLARMGWTAVRVNGYETRWGGPTCAEEVARRTDEECGLDGLVFTSTAEVEGLLKSLKELGLNWEMMRMRCPSMLVAAHGPVTASGAERLGVGIDVSPIPGNFSRTATGSITCVCCVANV from the coding sequence ATGATGGTCCTGACTCTGCAGCATCCTTCTCATCCATCAATGGCAGCGCTCCCCAACACCAGCACCAACAGCCGTCTTATTGCCTTCACCACCCCAAAAAATTATGCAGAAAGGCTCTCCCACGTTATCCAACTCAAGGGCTGGTGTCCCATCTGGTGTCCCACTGTCATTGTTGAAACCACCCCACACACCATCTCCTCCATCCAATTCTACCTCTCCAATCCAAATGCCATCAACAATTCCCAGAATCATCCCAACCTCGAACAATTCTCAGGTATAGCTTTCACATCAAGAACTGGAATCAAAGCTTTCTCAGAAGCCTTAACCAACATCCACTCACCCCCACTTGCCCCACATGGTGAAACCTTCACAATTTCAGCTCTAGGCAAAGACTCAGAGCTGCTAGATGAATCTTTTATTAATAAACTTTGTGAAAATCCCCGTAGAATTAAGGTCTTGGTTCCTCCAATTTCAACACCAACAAGTCTAGCCGAATCACTGGGATTAGGCCAGGGAAGAAAGGTGTTATGCCCAGTTCCATCTGTACTAGGCCTGGAGGAACCACCTGTTGTGCCTAATTTCCTTGCTCATCTAGCTAGAATGGGATGGACTGCGGTTAGAGTTAACGGTTATGAGACCCGGTGGGGGGGCCCCACGTGTGCTGAGGAGGTAGCGAGGAGGACTGATGAGGAATGTGGGTTGGATGGCCTTGTGTTTACAAGTACTGCAGAGGTTGAAGGGCTTTTGAAGAGCTTGAAAGAGTTGGGGCTGAATTGGGAGATGATGAGGATGAGGTGTCCAAGCATGTTGGTGGCTGCTCATGGTCCAGTTACAGCTTCTGGTGCTGAGAGATTGGGAGTTGGCATAGATGTG